Proteins found in one Pseudomonas mosselii genomic segment:
- a CDS encoding Mpo1 family 2-hydroxy fatty acid dioxygenase: protein MKNLVEHLSQYATYHRDPRNIATHFIGIPLIVLAVAILLSRPGWELAGVWLSPALLLAGWSVWFYLRLDLRFGLVMGLLLGLCLWAGQALAVQSTGLWLSAGLGAFVVGWIIQFVGHWYEGRKPAFVDDLSGLIIGPLFVVAELAFMAGLCPELKKAVEANAGPVAIRHKKAAI from the coding sequence ATGAAAAACCTCGTCGAGCACCTGAGTCAATACGCGACCTACCACCGCGACCCGCGCAATATCGCCACCCACTTCATCGGCATTCCGCTGATCGTGCTGGCCGTGGCCATCCTGCTGTCGCGCCCCGGCTGGGAACTGGCCGGCGTCTGGCTGTCGCCGGCGCTGTTGCTGGCGGGCTGGTCGGTGTGGTTCTACCTGCGCCTGGACCTGCGCTTCGGGCTGGTGATGGGCCTGCTGCTAGGGCTGTGCCTGTGGGCCGGCCAGGCGCTGGCCGTACAGAGCACCGGGCTGTGGCTGAGCGCCGGGCTGGGGGCATTCGTGGTGGGCTGGATCATCCAGTTCGTCGGCCACTGGTACGAAGGGCGCAAGCCAGCGTTCGTCGATGACCTGAGCGGGCTGATCATCGGGCCGCTGTTCGTGGTGGCGGAGCTGGCGTTCATGGCCGGGCTGTGCCCTGAGCTGAAAAAGGCCGTGGAGGCCAATGCCGGGCCGGTGGCCATCCGCCACAAGAAAGCCGCGATCTGA